The Bacillaceae bacterium IKA-2 DNA window TCTATTGATTAATTTAGTACAAAACGAGTTACTAAAGCTTATAAGCAAAAAAAAACTACTCGTTATTACTTTGATCATGGCGGCACTTATTTCTTTATTTACGTACGCTCAATTTAAAGAAACAGAACGAACAATGGAACGATTTCAAACATCAGATTGGCGCGAGTCATTAGAACTACAAATTAATGATACAAAAAGTCGTTTGAACAACAGTACATTTCATTCGGATGAATGGAGGCAGCAATTAGAAATTCGAATTCAACAGCAACAATACTACTTAGATCATAATATTAATCCTCGTGAGCCTGGAGCACCGACGTTTGTTCGACTTTTTTTAGAAAGTGCTGTTCATTTATTACTTCCGTTGTTAATAATGATTATTGCTGCAGACCTTGTGTCGTCTGAATATAGTTTGGGGACTGTTAAGTTATTGCTGACAAGACCAGTAGAACGTTGGAAAGTCTTACTTAGTAAATACATCACCCTAATTTTAACCGTTTCATTAATCATTTTTATTTTTGGTTTTCTTTCTTATTCATTTTCAGGTCTTGTCTTTGGATTTAGAGGTTGGGAAGCACCTGTTCTAATGGGTTTTCAAAGCGAAGGGACTATATTGAATATCGCCGATGTGAAATTAGTTCAACAATGGCAATATCTGTTAATGGCGTTTGGTTTGGCTTGGTTTGTAACATTGGTTGTCGGTACGCTTTCCTTCATGTTATCGGTACTTTTAAAAAGTACTGCAGCGGGAATGGGGATTATGCTCGCCTGCTTAATTTCAGGAACGATTTTAAGTAGCATGGTCGCTTCATGGGAATCTGCAAAATATTTTTTTATGGTTAATTTAAATTTAGTTGGTTATTTAAGTGGCTCTAGTCCACCTATAGAAGGGATGTCGTTACTTTTTTCACTTACAGTGCTAAGTGTTTGGGGTATTGTTGCTCTCATTGTAGCGTTTACAACATTTACAAGAAAAGATGTTTTTTAAATTAAAGTCCAAATCATCTTTTAAGTTATTTTGATTTTTATTTCAATATGTGATTAATTACACCGCCTTCGAGCTAATCGAGAGCGGTTTTTTATTACAGAAAAGTTAAATATTCAAAAAATACGTCGTATTGACGGAAAAGTATATGGCGAAATTAAATCTACTTGAGATGTAACCATTGGAAAGGATGGTTACGTAGAAAATACGATAACAGCTCGTAATTTATTGATTGTCGGTAAAGTAAAATTAAAAGCTTGAAGTGAAAAAAAAAATAAAAAACCCCAACAGTTCAACAGATAGCTTGTTAAGTGTTGGGGTTATTATATTGCTCCATTTCTTTTTCGAGTTTCAAAACTTTTGCTTTTTCTTTTAGATCTGCTTTTTTTAATCGATATAAGGTAAATTTTGCAACAATAAAAAGAAATGCCATCATTAAATAAGCATAACCAAAGCCGCCCTCAGCTTTATCAGGCATTGTAAAGATGTCCATAAACTACACACCTTTCTTTATAGATAACGTTATTATACTAGAAATAGTGTTTTAAAGCCATCGATTTAACTTCCCAAAAAAAATTACTAATTTGCCTAATAGCCCATACATTATTTGCCTGTGCTGCATATAGTAACCACGAAGGTGGAGAAAAAATCTTCCGCTAATTTATTTGAGGAGGTATATCTAATGGGTTCAGGATTTGCGTTAATTGTTGTGTTATTCATCTTACTAGTAATCATCGGTGCTTCTTACGTTGGCTACGGTTATTAATTAAGAACAAAGGACTGCCTCTAAAAGGCGGTCCTTTTCAATTTTGTGATGCAATTTGCTATTATGCTCAATAAATTTTAATTTATTGAGCATAATAAGGATGAGGCTGGAAGTCATCGTAAATACATAGTGCGAGCAGGATACTAAAGCATTGAAAAATTTGGAGGAAACAAAAATGGATATTTCGTTAAGATATTTACGGGAATCACTATCAAACTATACAGAAAAATATCAAAGCTGCCAAGCTATTTATGAAAAACTTAAACAAAATGATTATCAAAATGAGTTTGAGTTTGTTAATGATTTAGATGAAGCAGAAATGGCTGTTGTAAACATTGTTTTAAAAAATGAAATTAACTATGCAAAAAAAGAGCAGGATGAAAAAAGGATTCATGAGCTGAGCGAGGTATATGAATTGTTATTTTAATGATCTATAATAGTATGTATCGAAGAAGGGCAGTGTCAAGTTTCGGACGCTGTTTTTTTGTATGTAAAATAAACTCTGGTTACTTTTTTTGCATATCTGCAAATTAAGATAGTCAATGAGATAGTTATTAAGAGGAGAAAAGCATGGGAGAAGCCCTTAAATCAATTGAAAAAAAATCAGTTATTGAACGCTATGGACTAGAAGCTGTACCAGCTCCATTACGAACTACAACTGGATTAGAATATGGCATGATTCAAATGGCTATTTCTGTCAATGCAGGTAACTTTTTAGTTCCCGCTTTAGCTGTTTTAGAAGGGGGACTTTCCTTTTTTTATGCAGTTATTTCAACCGTAATTGGTGCTGCACTTGCTTTTTTATTTGTTTCTTTTTTGGCATTACCTGGCGCAAAATATGGCATTCCAGCGCAATATGCAATACGGTCAATATTGGGCGTTGATGGAGCGCGTTTTGTAGCTTCGCCAGTTCGAACGTTGACCTCATTATATTGGTTTAGCGTCCAAACAATAGGAGGTACATACCTAGTAAAAGAATTGTTAGCAAGATTCGGTGGATACGATATTCCGTTTATTCCATTAGCGATAACGATGGCATCAATAATGGCGATTTTAGCTTTAATTGGCTTTGGCGCCGTTAAAAAAATCACGAAATATTTCTTGCCGGTTTTATTTCTCGGTGGGATCGTAATGCTTTATATTTTTATTTCAGCGACTGAACCAGGAATGACCTTTAACGAGGTAGTTACAAGAGAAGGAACGAATCAATGGAGTACGATGCTTTTCTTTGCAAGTCTAGCATTTGTTCAATATGTTTCGGGAGTTAGTGCTGCTTCTGATATGACTAGGTATGCAAAGTCTTCCAAACAAGCTTTTTTTGGTTTATATTTTGGCAACTTACTAGGATTTTTATTGACGGCAATTCTCGGTGCTTATACGGCTACGTTGGCCGGGTCTTGGAATCCATATGTAATAGCTAGTCAATTAACAGATTCAAAAGTATTAATTTTCATTATTCTTGTTGCAGCTTTAGCAGCGATGATTTCCATTAACATGGCAAATGCGTATATTGGTGGTTATAGTCTTTTAAATAGTGTTCCTCGCTTAGGGAGAGTCAATAGTGCGATTATTTTTGGTGTCGTCGCAATAGCTTTAAGTGGCTTTCCTACTCTTGTTGATGATGCAAAAATATATATATCTTTTTTAGGCTCATTTATTATTCCGCTCTCAGCAGTCATTGTTACAGATTTCTTGTTTATAAAAAAGCTTCAGTTATCAGTCATTGATTTTGAACAGTTAGCAAATTTAAGTTACCGTTATAATGTTACGGCTTTTGTTTGTGTATTAATTGGCTTTCTAGTTTATTTAGCTCTTCCTGATGCAATGTCACCAGGTTTTGTGACGTTTGTGATAACCGGTGGGCTCTATTACTTAATAAAAAATAAGAAAAGATAACCATTTTTCGAAGCTACCAAGGCGCCTGCGCTTTTCATAGGAAAATTAGTATTTCAACCGAACTTAGCTAAAATAAGTTCGGTTTTTTTATCTTTTAAACTTTAATACTTAAAAGCGGTGAATTAGATTGTTTTAGAAAATAAAACTATGTATAATTGTGGTATTGTTAGAAAATTTATATTATTCTCGAAATTCATACTAGGAGTGATGATGCGATGTCAGAAGTAAAGTTTTTTTATGGGGATGCTGTCCCATTAGAAATGCACAAGGTAAGAATTGTTCAAAAGTTAAATCTCTTTCCAATTGAACACCGCCTAGAATCGATGTTAACAGCGGGCCACAACACATTTTTATTACAAAATCGTGATGTGTTCATGGATATGCTTACGGATAGTGGTGTAAATGCCATGAGTGATCGCCAGCAAGCATCAATGATGGAAGCGGATGATAGTTATGCTGGATCAGAAACATTTACGAGGCTTGATAACAAAATTAGAGAAATTTTTGGCACTGAGTATTTTCTGCCATTGCATCAGGGACGGGCATGTGAAAATTTACTGTCACAGTTGTTTGTGAGACCAGGAACAATTGTCCCGATGAACTATCATTTTACGACTTCTAAAGCTCATATTGTTTTAAATGGGGGCATAGTAGAAGAATTATTCATCGATGAGGCATTAAACATTACTAGTGATCACCCATTTAAAGGGAATATGGATATTGCGAAATTAAAAGCATTAATTGCTGAGCAGGGTGCTGAGAAAATTTCATACGTGCGAATGGAAGCGGGGACAAATTTAATTGGAGGACAGCCATATTCACTAGAGAACATGCAAGAAGTGCGTAAAGTTTGTGATGAGTTTGGATTAATGTTGATCTTAGATGCCAGTTTACTACAAGACAATCTTTATTTTATCAAAATTCGTGAAGAAAAATGTAAAGATATGAGTATTAGAGAGATTACTAGAGCAATTTCCGATCTCGCTGATATTACTTATTTCTCTGCTAGAAAACTAGGCAGCGGCCGTGGTGGTGGTATTTGTACAAATAGTAAAGATGCATTCATGAAAATCCGTGAATTAATTCCTTTATTTGAGGGGTTCATTACATACGGAGGAATGTCTGTTCGGGAAATGGAAGCCATTACGGTTGGACTAGAAGAGACAATGGATATGAACATGATTAATCAAGGTCCACAATTCATTTCATACATGACGGATGAACTAAAGAAGAAGGGTGTTCCCGTTATCACGCCAGCTGGTGGCTTAGGTTGTCATCTTGATGCAATGGCATTTCTTGATCACCTTCCGCAAACTGATTATCCTGCTGGGGCACTCGCATCAGCACTTTATATTGTCAGTGGTGTTCGGGGAATGGAACGCGGTACGTTGTCAGAACAAAGAAATGATGATGGTAGTGAAGTTTTGGCTCATATGGAACTTGTTCGTCTTGCGATGCCGCGCCGAGTCTTCACACTTTCCCAAGTGAAATACGCTGTTGACCGAGTTGCTTGGTTATATGAAAATCGCAAGTTAATTGGCGGCTTGAAATTTGAAGAAGAACCCAAAGTATTACGCTTCTTCTTCGGGACATTAACCGCGACATCTGATTGGCCAGAAAAGTTAGTAGCTAAGTTTAGAGAAGATTTTGGTGAAAGTTTGTAAATATACAAAAAGAGAAGTTAATCCATGATAAATTGGATTAACTTCTCTTTTGTATGACCTGATATTGCGATTAGCTGCCCAAACCAAGTAAACTAGCTTAATTACTCGCCGGAATTTCAATTTATTAGCCAAACTAGGTGGTTTACTGTCGGAAATTGCATTATATTAGCCAAAACTAGGGAATGTAAATTATTTTGTGTAAATAAATAATTGATTTATCGTCGAAAATTGATTTTATTAGCCAAACTAGGTGATTTACTGTCGGAAATTTCATTATATTAGCCAAACTAGATGATTTACTGTCCAAAATTTCATTTTATTAGCCAAATCAATTTTAGAGCGGTACTGACAATCTTTTCGGAGTCGAGCAATTAAAAATGAATAATTCAGCACCATGAAGCCACTATATCTAGGCTCAGTTATGTTATTCTAAACTTGAAGGCTGCTGCTTAGTCTGATTGATTGCTGGAAGAAAACAGGTACTGTTTTGTTGATTTTGGCAAATGAACTGATTTGATAAAACCAATGAACTTCGGTAGATTAAGGGGAGAACAGATAGATAGATTGATTAATGAGGTGTACCTATGACATTCAACCCGTTAAATAAAACTTTTTTTCAGCAGTCGACCCTTATTTTAGCCGAAGCGTTACTTGGTAAATTATTAGTGAAAGAAACAGCTGATGGCATCGCTTCAGGCTGGATTGTCGAAACTGAAGCTTATATGGGGCCTAATGATAGAGCGGCTCACAGCTTCGGAAATCGGCGCACTCCAAGAACCGAAATTATGTTTGGTCCAGCTGGGTTTACGTACACCTATGTGATGCATACCCATTGTTTAGTTAATGTCGTTAGTGGCGAGGTAAATCATCCCGAAGCTGTATTAATAAGAGCCGTGGAACCATTTAGCGGTCTTGCATTGA harbors:
- a CDS encoding ABC transporter permease, which encodes MINLVQNELLKLISKKKLLVITLIMAALISLFTYAQFKETERTMERFQTSDWRESLELQINDTKSRLNNSTFHSDEWRQQLEIRIQQQQYYLDHNINPREPGAPTFVRLFLESAVHLLLPLLIMIIAADLVSSEYSLGTVKLLLTRPVERWKVLLSKYITLILTVSLIIFIFGFLSYSFSGLVFGFRGWEAPVLMGFQSEGTILNIADVKLVQQWQYLLMAFGLAWFVTLVVGTLSFMLSVLLKSTAAGMGIMLACLISGTILSSMVASWESAKYFFMVNLNLVGYLSGSSPPIEGMSLLFSLTVLSVWGIVALIVAFTTFTRKDVF
- a CDS encoding YjcZ family sporulation protein, which produces MEKKSSANLFEEVYLMGSGFALIVVLFILLVIIGASYVGYGY
- a CDS encoding sporulation protein; the encoded protein is MDISLRYLRESLSNYTEKYQSCQAIYEKLKQNDYQNEFEFVNDLDEAEMAVVNIVLKNEINYAKKEQDEKRIHELSEVYELLF
- a CDS encoding cytosine permease — encoded protein: MGEALKSIEKKSVIERYGLEAVPAPLRTTTGLEYGMIQMAISVNAGNFLVPALAVLEGGLSFFYAVISTVIGAALAFLFVSFLALPGAKYGIPAQYAIRSILGVDGARFVASPVRTLTSLYWFSVQTIGGTYLVKELLARFGGYDIPFIPLAITMASIMAILALIGFGAVKKITKYFLPVLFLGGIVMLYIFISATEPGMTFNEVVTREGTNQWSTMLFFASLAFVQYVSGVSAASDMTRYAKSSKQAFFGLYFGNLLGFLLTAILGAYTATLAGSWNPYVIASQLTDSKVLIFIILVAALAAMISINMANAYIGGYSLLNSVPRLGRVNSAIIFGVVAIALSGFPTLVDDAKIYISFLGSFIIPLSAVIVTDFLFIKKLQLSVIDFEQLANLSYRYNVTAFVCVLIGFLVYLALPDAMSPGFVTFVITGGLYYLIKNKKR
- a CDS encoding tryptophanase, which codes for MSEVKFFYGDAVPLEMHKVRIVQKLNLFPIEHRLESMLTAGHNTFLLQNRDVFMDMLTDSGVNAMSDRQQASMMEADDSYAGSETFTRLDNKIREIFGTEYFLPLHQGRACENLLSQLFVRPGTIVPMNYHFTTSKAHIVLNGGIVEELFIDEALNITSDHPFKGNMDIAKLKALIAEQGAEKISYVRMEAGTNLIGGQPYSLENMQEVRKVCDEFGLMLILDASLLQDNLYFIKIREEKCKDMSIREITRAISDLADITYFSARKLGSGRGGGICTNSKDAFMKIRELIPLFEGFITYGGMSVREMEAITVGLEETMDMNMINQGPQFISYMTDELKKKGVPVITPAGGLGCHLDAMAFLDHLPQTDYPAGALASALYIVSGVRGMERGTLSEQRNDDGSEVLAHMELVRLAMPRRVFTLSQVKYAVDRVAWLYENRKLIGGLKFEEEPKVLRFFFGTLTATSDWPEKLVAKFREDFGESL
- a CDS encoding DNA-3-methyladenine glycosylase — its product is MTFNPLNKTFFQQSTLILAEALLGKLLVKETADGIASGWIVETEAYMGPNDRAAHSFGNRRTPRTEIMFGPAGFTYTYVMHTHCLVNVVSGEVNHPEAVLIRAVEPFSGLALMHQRRGQLKKETQLTNGPGKLTKALAIHKEDYGRPLFEGSLFIADGTQPLAISTGPRIGIDNSGEAKDYKWRFWITGNRFVSR